From Veillonellaceae bacterium, the proteins below share one genomic window:
- the ytxC gene encoding putative sporulation protein YtxC: protein MKLLSVGLTGTTDYIRARLQQDCSVLRQEGFRVAIDEINKGRYTFLGCNVIEGELSFRNYEKIKSLLKDYVAKLLADIIISREEKKLLKKIIDTNYYYFNENERSLIFVNALEILNTCSGTLVDFNLTARHSKIMTKIIQYLDNHHELVLEGFMNFRLKEYRKRLVEVVDIAVDDYMMDLEYKEFIRVLRYFIDIQEPKIEEVHVVIGQSGSYKILDTSGDAIKNNYLENFIVESASEINYEDLLITSLISIAPYNIMLHNHDINSSQNVVVTIKNVFEGRVALCEGCHICKEF from the coding sequence GTGAAGTTGCTTTCTGTTGGCTTGACGGGAACAACAGATTATATAAGAGCTAGATTGCAGCAGGACTGCTCAGTATTAAGACAAGAAGGATTTCGCGTGGCGATTGATGAGATAAACAAGGGACGTTATACGTTTTTAGGGTGCAATGTCATTGAAGGTGAATTATCTTTCCGCAATTATGAGAAGATAAAGAGCTTACTCAAAGACTATGTAGCCAAACTTTTAGCTGATATAATAATTAGTCGGGAAGAAAAAAAACTGTTAAAGAAAATTATCGATACGAATTACTATTATTTTAATGAGAATGAGCGGTCATTGATTTTTGTTAATGCTCTAGAAATATTAAATACTTGCAGCGGAACATTGGTAGATTTTAACTTAACAGCTCGGCATAGCAAAATTATGACAAAGATCATTCAATATCTTGACAATCATCATGAATTGGTCTTAGAGGGGTTTATGAATTTTCGCCTTAAGGAATATCGAAAGAGGTTAGTTGAAGTAGTAGATATTGCTGTAGACGACTATATGATGGATCTGGAATACAAAGAATTTATACGCGTTTTACGTTATTTTATTGATATCCAGGAACCTAAGATAGAAGAAGTCCATGTTGTTATTGGCCAGTCTGGCAGTTATAAAATTCTCGATACAAGTGGAGATGCAATAAAAAACAATTACTTAGAAAACTTTATAGTGGAAAGTGCCAGTGAAATTAACTATGAAGATTTACTAATCACTTCGCTAATTAGCATAGCACCTTATAATATAATGCTGCATAATCATGACATAAATTCTTCACAGAATGTGGTAGTTACTATTAAGAATGTATTTGAAGGTAGGGTTGCATTATGTGAAGGTTGTCATATATGTAAAGAATTCTGA
- a CDS encoding DUF1858 domain-containing protein has product MLPKGANLQKVRDGKKTYAVTPHLPGGFIKPDLMRKYADVAEKYGGIMKLTSAQRIMITALKAEDIENVWKELDMTPAMGFANCVRSVKICPGIAFCKRGKQDSIKLGMQLDKLYHKKEMPSRLKFGVAGCPNSCAEVHIKDIGLLATDNGWDIYVGGSAGSHPRLANQLVQDLTEDQALKIVDIIIKYYQKNADIERIGQFIDRIGFEKFKADVLAAFYGEVSQETEPKVKQSEAGAKIVPVAGGLTEGTLVFGDKITADSVISDIIRVYPQTIPVFRSLGMGCLGCPSSTGEPVHKAAEIHGQDVDELLAALNKVI; this is encoded by the coding sequence ATGTTGCCTAAAGGCGCGAATTTGCAAAAGGTTAGAGATGGGAAAAAGACTTACGCTGTAACGCCACATTTGCCAGGCGGCTTTATTAAGCCCGATCTTATGCGTAAATATGCTGATGTTGCAGAAAAATATGGCGGTATAATGAAATTGACTTCGGCCCAACGTATTATGATCACGGCCCTAAAAGCTGAAGATATTGAAAATGTATGGAAAGAGCTTGACATGACGCCGGCGATGGGATTCGCTAATTGTGTGCGCAGCGTCAAAATTTGCCCAGGCATAGCTTTTTGTAAAAGGGGTAAGCAAGACAGTATTAAACTTGGGATGCAGTTGGATAAACTTTATCATAAAAAGGAAATGCCATCCCGGTTAAAGTTTGGTGTGGCAGGTTGCCCTAACTCTTGTGCGGAAGTCCATATCAAAGACATCGGCTTGTTGGCGACTGACAATGGCTGGGACATATATGTGGGAGGCAGCGCTGGTTCTCATCCCCGGTTGGCAAATCAACTAGTTCAGGATCTGACAGAGGATCAGGCGTTGAAAATAGTAGATATCATTATTAAGTATTATCAAAAGAATGCCGACATTGAGCGCATCGGCCAGTTTATTGACCGGATAGGATTTGAAAAATTTAAAGCCGACGTGCTAGCTGCTTTCTATGGTGAAGTAAGTCAGGAAACCGAGCCCAAAGTGAAACAATCAGAAGCCGGCGCTAAAATAGTTCCTGTGGCGGGCGGATTAACAGAGGGCACGTTGGTGTTTGGCGATAAAATTACGGCAGATAGTGTGATTAGTGATATCATTAGAGTGTATCCACAGACTATACCTGTTTTTAGATCATTAGGGATGGGGTGTTTAGGTTGCCCATCATCAACTGGTGAACCGGTTCATAAAGCGGCTGAAATTCATGGGCAAGATGTCGACGAATTACTGGCTGCTTTGAACAAAGTTATTTAG
- a CDS encoding rRNA pseudouridine synthase, with the protein MAEKDRQRLDKVLSHIGYGSRKEIKRIVKAGRVSVNGEFARQSDMHVSPYKDNIEVDGNKIVYREFVYLMMNKPSGVISATEDVREKVVTDLLAPEYKVFEPFPVGRLDKDTEGLLLLTNDGKLAHRLLSPKKHVPKTYFALIEGEVTAEDCKVFREGVAIDDGYVTLPSDLSIISSGTRSEIEVTIYEGKFHQIKRMFAAVGKKVLYLKRLSMGPLELDNQLELGDYRELSDNEFAAINNYN; encoded by the coding sequence ATGGCGGAAAAGGATCGCCAGAGGTTGGATAAGGTACTTAGTCATATCGGATACGGCTCACGTAAAGAAATAAAGAGAATTGTCAAGGCCGGACGGGTTAGTGTTAATGGAGAGTTTGCGCGACAATCTGACATGCATGTTTCGCCCTATAAGGATAATATTGAGGTTGACGGAAATAAGATAGTATATCGTGAATTTGTATACCTAATGATGAATAAACCGTCGGGGGTTATTTCGGCAACCGAAGATGTTAGGGAAAAAGTTGTTACCGATTTATTAGCGCCCGAATATAAGGTCTTCGAGCCTTTCCCGGTGGGGCGATTAGATAAAGACACCGAGGGGCTACTGCTGCTGACCAATGATGGTAAACTGGCTCATCGCCTGCTTTCTCCGAAAAAGCATGTTCCCAAGACTTACTTTGCGCTGATTGAAGGCGAGGTAACAGCCGAGGATTGCAAGGTTTTTCGCGAAGGAGTTGCTATTGATGACGGGTATGTAACACTACCCAGTGATTTAAGCATTATCTCTAGCGGTACCCGGTCTGAGATTGAAGTAACGATATATGAAGGAAAATTTCATCAAATTAAACGAATGTTTGCTGCAGTGGGGAAGAAAGTTTTATATCTAAAACGCTTATCTATGGGGCCTTTGGAGTTGGACAATCAGCTCGAACTAGGTGATTATCGTGAGTTGAGCGATAATGAATTTGCAGCTATAAACAACTATAATTAG
- a CDS encoding RNA methyltransferase, translating into MKLPQEFLQKMQDTLGQEFSDFLQSYSKPRTAGLRTNRLKISSEELAKLIPFVEEDIPWCYDGFYYNEQEVRPAKHPYYYAGLYYIQEPSAMLPAELLDVQAGDMVLDLCAAPGGKSVQLAGRLGDGLIVVNDINPQRAKVLLKNIERYGVINAVVLNETPERIASVFGKFFDKILVDAPCSGEGMFHKDPDMAKEWSEQEVHKYVQWQADILKLVPELLLPGGEIVYSTCTFSREENEKQVENFVMANKSFEIIETRRLWPHRVKGEGHFAAKIKSHETGAGVNHKYCHKQSLSADARQALADFSQQVWGNKDLWQKWIPDGGNIIERSGHVLWEKSCLPPLKGLKVLRSGWLLGTVEKGRFYPSQAFAMGMDLNAVKAAVQCLELSAKSESDRYAVIRYLRGETIQEEGKLWPRGWHLVTVDGFPLGWGKGGGYSLKNEYPPGWRWQDRDER; encoded by the coding sequence ATGAAATTACCGCAAGAATTTTTACAGAAGATGCAAGACACTTTAGGTCAGGAGTTTTCTGATTTTTTACAGAGTTATTCAAAACCGCGTACTGCTGGGCTTAGGACAAATCGGCTGAAGATATCTTCTGAAGAATTAGCAAAATTGATTCCTTTTGTTGAAGAAGATATTCCATGGTGCTATGATGGTTTTTATTATAATGAACAAGAAGTACGGCCTGCGAAGCATCCGTATTATTATGCCGGTTTATACTACATTCAAGAACCAAGTGCGATGCTTCCGGCGGAGTTGCTTGATGTTCAAGCGGGAGATATGGTTTTAGACTTGTGTGCGGCGCCAGGGGGGAAATCAGTTCAGCTTGCCGGAAGATTAGGTGATGGTCTGATTGTTGTTAATGATATTAATCCTCAGCGGGCCAAAGTGCTTTTAAAGAATATAGAACGTTACGGGGTAATTAATGCCGTTGTGCTGAATGAAACTCCCGAGCGCATTGCCAGTGTCTTCGGAAAGTTTTTTGATAAAATTCTGGTTGATGCCCCTTGTTCCGGAGAAGGTATGTTTCATAAAGATCCAGATATGGCTAAAGAGTGGAGTGAGCAAGAGGTTCATAAGTATGTTCAATGGCAAGCGGACATATTGAAATTGGTACCTGAGCTCTTACTTCCTGGCGGTGAAATAGTATATTCAACATGTACATTTTCAAGGGAAGAAAACGAAAAGCAAGTTGAGAATTTTGTAATGGCTAATAAGTCTTTTGAAATTATTGAAACACGACGATTATGGCCGCATAGAGTCAAGGGTGAGGGGCATTTTGCGGCTAAAATTAAAAGTCATGAAACTGGGGCAGGTGTCAATCATAAGTATTGCCATAAACAATCGTTGTCTGCTGATGCCCGCCAAGCGCTTGCTGACTTTTCTCAACAAGTGTGGGGAAATAAGGATTTATGGCAGAAGTGGATTCCTGATGGCGGAAATATCATTGAGCGGAGCGGTCATGTACTATGGGAAAAGTCCTGCTTGCCGCCACTCAAAGGATTAAAGGTGCTGCGATCAGGCTGGTTACTTGGTACCGTTGAGAAAGGACGCTTTTATCCCAGTCAGGCCTTTGCTATGGGAATGGACTTAAATGCTGTCAAAGCTGCGGTGCAATGCTTAGAGTTGTCGGCTAAAAGTGAAAGCGATAGATATGCTGTTATAAGATACTTACGCGGCGAGACAATTCAAGAAGAGGGAAAATTATGGCCGAGGGGCTGGCACTTAGTAACAGTTGATGGTTTTCCGCTTGGTTGGGGCAAGGGCGGAGGGTATAGTCTAAAAAATGAGTATCCTCCTGGTTGGCGCTGGCAGGATAGAGATGAAAGGTGA
- a CDS encoding tyrosine--tRNA ligase: MSVFDTLLERGFIQQLTHEDEIKDLLSKEKITFYIGFDPTADSLHVGHFIGMMAMAHMQRAGHRPICLLGGGTAMIGDPSGKSDMRKMMTAETINNNANCFKAQMRRFIDFSDGKALMVNNADWLMKLNYIQMLRDIGAHFSVNRMLTAECFKNRMERGLSFLEFNYMIMQAYDFLELNRQHDCIMQLGGDDQWSNIIAGVDLIRRKDSRPAYGLTFTLLTTSDGRKMGKTEKGALWLDPAKTSPYDFYQYWRNVDDADVEKCLSLLTFLPMDEVRRLSALRDKEINLAKKILAFEVTKLVHGEEEANKAQQAAEALFGGTGTLNNVPTTIISRSEIGAKLLDILFSAGIIASKSEGRRLIQQGGLYLGETKVSDVDFTLTANLLENNSVLIRKGKKTYHRITVE; encoded by the coding sequence ATGTCAGTGTTTGATACGCTATTAGAACGAGGATTTATTCAACAATTAACGCATGAAGATGAAATTAAGGACCTGCTCTCTAAAGAAAAAATCACATTTTATATTGGATTTGATCCGACAGCTGATAGCCTTCATGTTGGACACTTCATTGGCATGATGGCTATGGCACACATGCAGCGGGCAGGGCATCGCCCAATCTGTCTATTAGGTGGCGGTACAGCCATGATTGGCGATCCGAGCGGCAAAAGCGATATGCGTAAAATGATGACCGCTGAAACCATTAATAACAACGCTAATTGCTTTAAAGCGCAGATGCGCCGTTTTATCGATTTTTCTGATGGCAAAGCGCTAATGGTCAATAACGCAGACTGGCTCATGAAACTTAATTATATACAGATGCTTCGTGACATCGGTGCTCATTTTTCGGTAAACAGAATGCTAACCGCTGAATGCTTTAAGAATCGTATGGAACGGGGACTTTCCTTCCTCGAATTCAACTATATGATCATGCAGGCTTATGACTTTTTAGAATTGAATAGACAACATGACTGTATCATGCAACTTGGTGGCGATGATCAGTGGTCAAACATTATTGCCGGTGTTGACCTAATACGCCGAAAAGATAGCCGCCCTGCTTATGGCTTGACCTTTACCCTGCTTACAACCAGCGATGGACGTAAGATGGGCAAAACAGAAAAAGGCGCACTTTGGCTAGATCCTGCCAAGACTTCCCCTTACGATTTTTATCAGTATTGGCGCAACGTGGACGATGCAGACGTAGAGAAATGCCTCTCCCTGCTCACATTCCTGCCCATGGATGAGGTACGCCGTTTGAGTGCACTTCGTGATAAAGAAATTAACCTAGCCAAAAAGATCTTAGCCTTCGAAGTAACTAAGCTAGTTCATGGTGAGGAGGAAGCGAATAAAGCGCAGCAAGCGGCTGAAGCGTTATTTGGCGGAACAGGTACTCTTAATAACGTACCTACAACAATAATTTCACGCTCCGAAATCGGAGCCAAACTTCTGGATATCCTTTTTTCAGCAGGAATTATAGCTTCAAAAAGCGAAGGCCGCAGGCTTATCCAACAAGGCGGCTTATATCTCGGAGAAACTAAAGTAAGCGATGTGGACTTCACTCTAACCGCCAACTTGCTTGAAAATAACAGTGTATTAATACGCAAAGGCAAAAAAACTTATCATAGAATTACAGTTGAGTGA
- a CDS encoding acyl-CoA dehydrogenase, with protein MDFNLTPDQLDLKTMVHDFVAKEITPYALEMDKEGKMYPGLLQKIDEVGLLNLVVPEEYDGPGLDAVTIGLMYEELGKGCAGVATSIAANALAGYPVVLVGNDEQKKKFFSVINEGNLAAFALTEPGAGSDAGAVATTAIKDGDDYILNGTKCFITNAGLAEIFVIFANTRKSAGIRGLTAFIVERGTPGFTVGKEEEKMGIRASNTCELILDNVRIPAANRLGREGEGFKIAMKTLDAARPLVGAVSVGIAQAAFDTCVQYAKERKQFGKPISSFQLVQAMIADMAMQIEASRLLVYKACWLKDQGLPFSKESALAKCFASDTAMKVTTDAVQVMGGYGYSKEYLAEKYMRDAKIMQIYEGTNQIQRLVIANNILY; from the coding sequence ATGGATTTTAACTTGACCCCCGACCAATTAGATCTAAAAACAATGGTGCATGATTTTGTAGCCAAGGAAATCACACCTTATGCTTTGGAGATGGATAAAGAGGGTAAGATGTACCCTGGATTATTACAGAAGATAGACGAGGTAGGTTTATTAAATCTTGTTGTTCCTGAAGAATATGATGGGCCTGGTCTAGATGCTGTTACTATTGGGCTTATGTATGAAGAATTAGGCAAAGGCTGTGCTGGCGTTGCTACAAGTATCGCTGCCAATGCTTTGGCTGGATACCCGGTAGTTCTGGTAGGAAATGACGAACAAAAAAAGAAGTTTTTCTCAGTAATTAATGAAGGTAATCTGGCGGCTTTTGCTTTAACAGAACCTGGTGCCGGATCTGACGCCGGTGCGGTTGCAACAACAGCCATTAAAGACGGGGACGATTACATACTAAATGGCACTAAGTGTTTTATCACTAATGCTGGACTTGCTGAAATATTCGTTATTTTTGCGAACACCCGTAAGTCTGCCGGTATTCGTGGACTCACCGCATTTATTGTAGAACGCGGCACCCCAGGCTTCACCGTGGGTAAAGAAGAAGAGAAGATGGGAATCCGTGCTTCAAACACATGCGAGCTCATCTTAGATAATGTCCGCATTCCTGCAGCTAATCGCCTAGGACGCGAGGGTGAAGGCTTTAAGATTGCTATGAAAACTTTGGATGCTGCTCGCCCATTGGTTGGGGCTGTTTCGGTGGGTATTGCGCAAGCCGCATTCGATACATGCGTTCAATATGCCAAGGAACGTAAGCAATTCGGTAAGCCAATCTCTTCTTTTCAATTAGTTCAAGCGATGATTGCAGACATGGCTATGCAAATTGAGGCATCAAGATTGCTTGTATATAAAGCGTGCTGGTTAAAGGATCAAGGCCTGCCGTTTTCAAAAGAATCGGCATTAGCAAAATGCTTTGCTTCTGACACAGCCATGAAGGTCACAACTGATGCTGTTCAAGTAATGGGTGGTTATGGATATTCAAAAGAATATCTGGCAGAAAAATATATGAGAGATGCAAAGATTATGCAGATTTACGAAGGGACTAACCAAATACAGCGGTTGGTTATTGCAAACAATATTTTATACTAA
- a CDS encoding DMT family transporter → MNLSADMLALALALVSGVLMAIQGSLNTALSKVIGLLETTFVVHITGTIILVFLLFIFRMGKGNLGALPQAPWYAYLGGIIGVGIIYLVAASIPKVGVANATTAIIVGQVLTAVAIDYFGGFGLDRVPCGINQIIGLVLLAIGAKLLLR, encoded by the coding sequence TTGAATTTGTCTGCAGATATGCTAGCGCTTGCACTAGCTCTGGTATCAGGAGTATTGATGGCTATTCAGGGATCTTTGAACACGGCATTAAGCAAAGTTATTGGTTTGCTTGAAACAACTTTTGTTGTCCACATTACAGGCACTATTATTTTGGTATTCTTACTCTTTATTTTCAGAATGGGGAAGGGAAACCTGGGAGCGCTGCCCCAAGCACCTTGGTATGCCTATCTAGGTGGGATAATTGGGGTTGGTATTATATATCTGGTAGCTGCAAGCATTCCTAAAGTGGGTGTTGCTAATGCTACGACGGCAATTATAGTGGGGCAGGTTCTTACTGCAGTGGCAATAGATTATTTCGGTGGTTTTGGTTTAGACCGAGTTCCATGCGGAATAAACCAAATAATTGGGTTAGTTTTATTAGCAATAGGAGCTAAATTATTGTTGAGATGA
- a CDS encoding alpha/beta hydrolase codes for MQTFFISSGISKLPVALHEPIGKNLGTALIICHGFRGSMDGGGRAVKLANRAAAFGYTVIRFAFTPVKELSTQIRELSAIVDYCRRNILSKIILLGRSMGGSCSLVFAAHDERIAGLCLWATPCNLYETFQLSLGANFQLLVEGKTVKLTDQYGNLVIRPSFIEDFKFYDLLACVRNIKSPVLIIHGSQDEVVPIEQAKQMWNYAKNPKKLVVIEGGDHQFSGQADLAADNVIEWLKHNFS; via the coding sequence TTGCAAACTTTTTTTATTTCATCAGGAATATCGAAACTCCCGGTCGCTTTGCATGAACCAATAGGTAAAAATTTAGGGACAGCACTTATTATCTGTCATGGGTTTCGCGGTTCAATGGACGGCGGCGGGCGAGCGGTCAAGTTAGCTAATAGAGCAGCGGCGTTTGGTTATACTGTGATAAGATTTGCTTTTACTCCGGTAAAAGAGCTATCTACACAGATTAGAGAATTAAGCGCTATTGTAGATTATTGCCGGCGTAATATTCTCTCTAAAATTATTCTTCTGGGTCGCAGTATGGGTGGAAGCTGCTCACTGGTTTTTGCTGCGCATGATGAGCGAATTGCGGGACTCTGTTTGTGGGCAACCCCATGTAACTTATATGAAACCTTCCAGTTATCACTGGGGGCCAATTTTCAGCTGTTAGTTGAGGGAAAAACAGTTAAACTTACTGACCAATATGGTAATCTCGTTATTAGGCCAAGTTTCATAGAAGATTTCAAGTTTTACGACCTTTTAGCTTGCGTTAGAAACATAAAGTCTCCAGTCCTTATTATTCACGGAAGTCAGGATGAAGTGGTTCCAATCGAGCAAGCTAAACAGATGTGGAATTATGCCAAAAACCCTAAAAAATTAGTCGTAATTGAAGGTGGCGACCATCAATTTTCAGGACAAGCCGATCTAGCAGCCGACAATGTTATTGAATGGCTCAAGCACAACTTTTCCTAA